The region GGGATTGGGCTGTTCTGACAAGCCAGTGCAGTTGGCATACTTTCAACTAGAAACAAGACAGGACATTGTTTGGCGGAGGGGAAATGGATCACACTTTACCCTGTTTTAATGGTCTAATAATCCATGTTTTGGTTGGAAAACCAATACTTGTTGTGCCAGAAGACACAACCGTGACAAGAAAAACAGAACACAATAATCGGATAAAACTTGGACGCTGAGATTTAGTCTATTTTACAAGAATGTAAAGTCTGTCCCATCTTAAATAATTGATTCAGCAATGATGTATGGTCGACATGTAACTGGGAATTGCCTGAGAAAAGATTTGACTGTgtacaaatgtgaaaatgtacagcAGCAATCTGTATCTATTCCAAAATGCGGAGAAAGGCAACGTTTAAcagtatttaaatacattttcacatgaaTTCAAGTGTGTATACATATGTTACTCTCAGCCTTACCattctgtaataataataataatgcatgtgTGTTGATATTGTATATAACTTCCAGTTGTCAAAATGGATTCCGACATCTTGTACTACAAGTTCCTGTATGGGACTGGTGGAGcaggctcctcctcttcctccagcgGTAGTTGGGGCAGTGGAACAGGCTCTCCCCAGACTGTCAGTGGCTGGGTGGGGTCCTTGTATCTCTTGCTCACCTGGGCATACATACCATTCAGTCCCATGCCCATCATTCCATCCTCCACCCCCTTACATGCGGTGGGAACAGACAGCACATCTGAGTGGTCGGACGCATGAGGCGTTGAAGCGTTGAGCTCTTCCACAGTGTGGTAGCCGGAACTTTCCGTCTCCTCGGTGATGGCGGCCTCCATGTCTTCCAGGCTCTCGTAGGTGTGCGGGGCTTTGATCCGCTGCTGATGCAGGGAAAGGGCAGAACCTTCCGGAAAGACTCCGttgacttcctgtttctctgAGTGCCAGAGGGGCTGGACGTGCTCCGTCGGGTGTTCTGCCGGGAGACTTGAAATCCGTTGAGGGACTGGTGGGCGGGCGTTCACCTCCCCCCGATATGGGATGGTTGCCGCTCCAGAGGGTGTTGGAATTCCGGGACGATTGTTGGCCGGAGATTCCGAAATGGAGCCTGCTGGGTTCGGCTCATGATTGAGTATGCCACCCGGGTGATCTGCCGGGGAATGCGGAggcaaaaagcaaagaaaacacATGATTATTGtcagcattttttttaatgctgagCAATTAATGCTCAAgaaagcaataataataataacggtATTATTTTTCCGATGGAACTGCGTTGGTGATGTTAACTgctcagtaaaatgtccagtggtAAATCCAACTCTTACAGAGTTCATGCGGGTCAAATAAGGACCATATGTACTGTACTTGGTAAGAGTTGGCCAAACACTAAACATTATAGTGTGCTGTTGATATCAGTTGCAGAGATAACATAATCTTGCCTTGGTGATTAATTGTATGGCTTCTCCATGGTGTGTACCACACGTCCCCAGATCTAACAGACATGTGAAGGGATCCATTCTCGATTGTGGGACTGGGACCTACAGAACAGTGAGGGAAAAAACCAATAACAGCCGATAACAGCTAATAGCTGATGCTTACTCGGGTGTGAAAAGGCAATCGTGTTAATTGTACAAAATGATGATGTTTGTACTGTGCTGGTGGCTGCCATTAGAAAACTGCACGTTTCAAAAATGCAGATGTCAAAAATTAATTagttttttaattgaaatgctAGTGTTAACTGAAGCATCGCTGACACCTTTTAAAAACAAGCAACTGAAGGCAGCATAAATGCTACAAATAAACATTAGCCACCATGTCTGCAGATCTGTTTGATACGCGGGTGACAAAATGGGATAatattggcagccattttgtaaatatGACATTCACTGCTTGCATTTAATCTCAGAACGCTAGAGATGAAAGGTCCACCTTGTTCATCTTTTGTTGTGTATTCAAAACTGGGATTCTCTCTGGACATTGCCACATCCTCCATTTGAACCTGTATGATGCAGAACCACATAAAGAGATAGTAATTATTATACCTACCATTTTTTCATAAGATATTCACATATTCACTACTAGGTTTAggctataaaaaacaaaacataatagaaacaaaacaaaagttcaaAATGTTTCGTACACAGTAGTATTCATACctcagttttgtatttgttgaacacctttttttatttttttattttacatttgcaaaGTGTACTACACATTTTTAATTCCTTGTCACAAATATTACACAAGTTAAACTCTGACAGATATACATCTATTCTTTATATTTGTCCTTACTCTTGTTTTTTTCACAAGGGTAATGTAGTTACACAAAAGATGATGCTAACGAGACAGTGCTAAGAAGGTCTGTGTGAAGGCCTGCAAGCAGATTCCTTCTAAAATGGCGCTTAGTGGCCAAAAATCATCCATCTGCTCTTTAGAATACAGTGTACATGCAATCATTTAAGCAAAGTGCGTTGCTGTCTCAAAATTGCCAAAGCATTCCTTGAAGccaagagagacaaagagaaagaataatgaaATTGGTGTAAACCAAATGACACCTCTTTGGTTTAATTGTGTCAAGTCTACAAAATGAATATTTAGCAAAGTGAATAAAACCCCTTGAGTTTAACCAGCCAAACAACAGAGCTGCTCTGTGACTTGTGTTTGAATATTTATCATTCTCCTTACTCACCACCCGTATCAGAGTCGATGGGGATCTCTTTACTTGAGTGCGCTCTTCCACATCAAAACCACTTCTGCAAAAGAGATTTGTGACATACTGTAACTGCATTAGCAATTGATTGTAACCATAGAGAACCCATAATTTGTTAGGGTATTCATAAAAGCTCTATACAGGGGGCAGACCCCATCTTCTTCGGCACAAACCATTCCTGACTCAGTATGTCTCAGCGAAAACAGGACAACCTTATTCCTTTCATATGCCATACTTGAGAACTGTTGTGTGAAAATTGCCCGTTACAAACAACTATCagaaagcacaacacaacatgTCCACATTGGCCCAACATTCCTGTGATTAATTTTGTGATTTCATCTCTATAACTTCATTGTGAAAGAGTGTAGTTAATATACACTcatcaagcactttattaggaacatttttactttagtacacctacttattcatgcgaatatctaatcaaccaattgtgtgccagcagtgcaatgcatacaatcatgtagatatgggtcaggagcttcagttaatgttcacatcaatcatcagaatgcggaacattttgatttaaatagctttgaccgtggaatgattgtatctcagaaactgctgatctcctgggattttaacgcacactagtctctagagtttataaagaatggtgcaaaaaagacattcagtgagcagcagttctgcagacagaaactccttgttcatgagagaggtcagaggagaatattcagactggtcaaagctgacaggaagatgacagtaatgcaaataagcacacattacaacagttggatgcagaagagcatctgtgaacacacaacgcatcataacggtaagtggataggctacagcagtagaagtctaaaaaataagtctaataaatacctaataaagtgcgtgAGTGTACGTATGTAATTCAGTTCCACAGGAGTTTCTGAAGTTTTTGTTGCCCTCTTCTGATTATAGTTGGGATTGCATGACACATAGGTATTACGACCCACCCATCAGACTGGGGTTgtcatatattgttatattgtcTATGATCCATAATGCAGTGATGTCATGTTTTAGACATCTATGTACATGTGTAGGTGTTGGAAAAAGatatctgtttctctctctgtctctctctcacacacacatacactactaAACAGGGTCCTCACGTATTTAGCTAAGCTAAGCtaaaagacatttaaaaggCAACAGCACCTGTTCTGTTTCTGATAAGATCCCAATGTGTAAAAAAGTATAGATAACAGCTCTTAATTTCTAAACAAATGGGTCTAATCACAAACACAGAGAATGATTAACTAGTCTATCTACATCATGCCAGCCTAGAGCCTACCCCCACAGTGAAACAAGGCCAAACGATTCAAAGCTTTTACACATTTGCTTTCCGCATGCCTTTATTTTCTTAGCCCTTGCTGGATTTTTATTGTTGTGAACTTGTCATCTTTCTGAACCTGTTCTGAAAACACATTGAGACAAGGCCACTCCCCCATCGTACAGATTCCTGGAACCAACAAAATGGCCTGGTCCCGCTCCTGGAATGCAAAAGGGAGCGTCATGTCATGCTCAGCTGCGATGCCTGACTACCCATTATGCAGAAGTTCAGCTCTAGAATGAATCTGTTACTAGGAGGGTTTCTTTTGTTATTCTTTCAAAGATTCTGACCAGATATTTAGATATACAGAACTGCACTCAATATTGCAGATATACAGAACTGCACTCAATGTTAAATGTCTGCAATATACCTGACTTGATTTTAAGGCAACTGAAATGGTAGATGTTGGTACTGTTCCTGTTTCAAACTGACATCTTAGTATCAAGGACCAAGATTCCCTGGTCAATATATAGAATCGTTGCTGGAACCTTCTAAAGCTGGATACTTTTGGGGCCAGCAGCCTAAAAGCTTACTTACTTATTGAGCACAAATACTTTAGCTTTGTCGATGTGCACTGAATTCAGAGCCATTTCATTCTCTCTAGTTACCCACAATACACTAGACATAACCCTTTTACAGTCAGGATTCCAACTCAGTACCTTCTTGCTCTGAAGATGACCACAAGtggacattttctttctttctttttaaatttcaaGTTTCATTCTTTGGGGAAtccattacacaacattacattacagttatttagcttatGCTTTTATCCTAAGccacttacaattgattagattaAGATGGAGCTAAtccctggagaaatgtgagggttaaggaccttgctcaagggcccaacagctgcactgatctttttgtggctacactggggcttaaccaccaaccttcctggtcccagtcaagcaccttagccacttggctatatTACAAGGGGTTTGCATGACACTGCCAATCCATAACTACTAGGACAGCAGATAGGGTTTAATCCAGAGGAGGCCATGTGGGGCGACATGacttcgatcccccgcccgggttgtgtcgaggtgtccctgagcaagacacctaacccccaaatgctcctgacgagctggtcggggccttgcatggcagccaatcgccgctggtgtgtgagtgtgtgtatgaatgggtgaatggagcagcatcaattgtacagcgctttggataaaggcgctatataaatgcctgccatttaccatttataaataaattactgACCTGTTGCACTCTGTGCAGACGGCAAGGAGTTTTATGAGCGCGATGAGACCGATCAGGGATGCGAGGATGAACTCCGGGGATAGTGAGCTCACGGCCGCCCAGCCCAGCACCTGCATCCCGACTGGAGCCATGCTGCAGTGTAACCGGTCTCTCTGGAGGAGAAAAGCAAACACACCACGGGAACAAATATACCACAACTGTACAACATGACATTCAGGATCACATTAGCAAACACAAGCAGACACTTAGTGCCACAGCCTGCTCCATTTCCTTGAGCCAATGTTGTTttgaatgcaaaggatttgcagcGAAGTCCTAAATATAATGATGATTAATTTCATATtatgtttatgttatgttaattaTGTTACTTTGCTCCACGTACACattccatatacactcagtgagcacattattgggtatttattagacatactttttagacttattggtcttctcctgctgtagccactTACTGTAGAGggttgacgcattgtgtgttcagagatgcccttctgcataccactgttgtaatgcatggttaatTGAGTTgctgtccccttcctgtcagcttcaaccagtctggcccttctcctctcacctctcattaacaatgcgtttttgcccacagaactgctgctcacaggatgtttttagttttttgtcaaattcagatcaaatttcttccacaTTTGATCTGAAGGatagttgaacctcttgaccacatctgcatgcttttatgcatttacttgctgccacatgaatggctggttaaatacttgcattaataagctggggtacaggtctaccaaatagaGTGATCACTGTGTGTACGATTCCACCATTTATTCCTCTTTACAAAAGCTGGGCCAAAGAGTGCTGAGAAGCACTTTTGGGAAACAAAACATATTGATTTCCTGCTGGGTAAATGATGCACACCAAAGAAGGAAACAAAATAGGAACAATGCCATcatgtccttgagcaaggtgcttcACCTCAATTGCTTTTGTAAACATTCCGCTGTATGGATGGTTAAGTGTTAACAATGTAAGCTGCGTAAATccattaaatacataaaatgtcaaatgtaacactattttatttttctgattttcaTTTGCTCTTGAGGTTATGCAGATACCTGTTTAATTGACTGTACACACAGGATTATGAATACAGAGGGACATGGGTTATATTTCTTTAC is a window of Conger conger chromosome 1, fConCon1.1, whole genome shotgun sequence DNA encoding:
- the si:ch73-204p21.2 gene encoding uncharacterized protein si:ch73-204p21.2, which codes for MAPVGMQVLGWAAVSSLSPEFILASLIGLIALIKLLAVCTECNRSGFDVEERTQVKRSPSTLIRVVQMEDVAMSRENPSFEYTTKDEQGPSPTIENGSLHMSVRSGDVWYTPWRSHTINHQDHPGGILNHEPNPAGSISESPANNRPGIPTPSGAATIPYRGEVNARPPVPQRISSLPAEHPTEHVQPLWHSEKQEVNGVFPEGSALSLHQQRIKAPHTYESLEDMEAAITEETESSGYHTVEELNASTPHASDHSDVLSVPTACKGVEDGMMGMGLNGMYAQVSKRYKDPTQPLTVWGEPVPLPQLPLEEEEEPAPPVPYRNL